The nucleotide sequence TTGCTAATGCTTACATCAAAGCAATGCATAAATTCTATGAAATGGGGTTGCGCAATCTACAATTAGACGATACAAGCTGGGGGCAGCTCTGTGCAGAAAACAAACGTAAAGAGTTTGAAGAAAGAGGTATTAATTTAACTCAACTTGCTGAAAACTACGTAGCATTATTAAACCGTATTGTTGATGCAAAACCGGCAGATATGTCTATTACAATGCACATTTGTCGTGGTAACTTCCGTTCTTCTTGGTTCTCGGAAGGTGGCTATGGTCCTGTTGCTGAAACATTATTCGGTAAGTGTCGTATTGATGGCTTCTTCTTAGAATATGATACCGAGCGTGCAGGCACGTTCGAGCCGTTACGTCATATTAAAGATCAGCAAGTAGTGTTAGGTTTAATTACCTCGAAATTTGGTGATTTGGAAGATAAAAATACGATCATCGAGCGTATTAAAGAAGCCGCTCAAATTGTATCGATTAACCAGTTATGTTTATCACCACAATGTGGTTTTGCATCAACCGAAGAAGGTAATATCTTAACTGAAGCGGCACAATGGGCAAAATTAAACTTAATTAAAGAAATTGCGGAAGAAGTTTGGGGGAAATAACCTTTTCCATTCAAAATCAAAAAATACAAAGCGAGCCATTATGCTCGCTTTGTTATATTTGGGAATACTTATAACCAGAATAGATAACCGACTGTTGCAATAACAAACACACAAATAATATTTAGCCAAAAACCAACTTTAACCATTTCAGTTTGTCTAATTTTACCTGTACCAAATACAATCGCATTTGGTGGCGTTGCAACTGGTAACATAAATGCACAAGAAGCACCTAAGCCAATAATCAAAGCTAATCCTAATGGCGGCATATTGAGGGCTTGAGCAATCGAAATAAAGATTGGTACAAGTAAAGCAGCACTCGCGGTATTAGAAGTTACTTCGGTTAAGAAAATAATAAATGCAGCAACAATTAAGCCAATCACATAAAAATGCCCACCTTCAATCAAAGAAACAACGCCATCAGCCATAATTTTACTTGCTCCTGTTTGCCCTAATACAGCACTTAGAGTTAAGCCTCCTCCAAATAAGAATAAAACACCCCATTCTGTATTCTCTTGAATTTGCTGCCAATTTGCGACACGAGTAATACAAATCAGTGCTGCTGCAACAAGTGCTAACATTGCATCGAAGCTCGCAATTTTGCCTTGAATACCTAATAAATTTGCAATAAATGGGTTTAATTTATCACCAAAAATCCAACCTAATGCAATTACCGTAAAAATAGATAAAGTAATAATACGAGAGCGATTTAGCTCAATCTTCTCAAAAGATTGTTCAAATTTAACAGAAAAGTTTGGCTTAAAAATCACATATAAAATAGCGATCATCAGCGGCAATAACATTAACATAATTGGCAAACCATATTTCATCCAGTCTGCAAATGTTAGATGAAGCTGGGAAGCCACAATTGCATTTGGAGGGCTACCAATTACCGTTCCCATACCACCAATACTCGCACTATAAGCAATTCCTAGCAGTACAAATACATAAGTATTATGATTCTGTTTCGGATCTAACTCACTTAAAATGCCCATTGCAAGCGGTAACATCATTGCTGCCGTCGCAGTATTACTCATCCACATTGATAAAAATGCAGTAGCTGAAAATAAATAAATGGATGCAACAGATAATTTACCTCTAGCTAATGTCATTATTTTATTTGCAATAAGGCGAT is from Mannheimia varigena and encodes:
- a CDS encoding 5-methyltetrahydropteroyltriglutamate--homocysteine S-methyltransferase, which codes for MSQLFPEATVRTQAPYRNDIVGSFLRTDVLKQAREDFNQQKISREELREVTRQEVKKLVELQKQHGVKAVSDGEFSRTWWHLDFLAELEGMDWQETEVFNVNFTGHKPKGQTVKIVGDIDFSDNHSFIDAYRILKEAAGDYPTKFTIPAPTMLHLVCCIRDENYQPLPQYQDEQKLYDDIANAYIKAMHKFYEMGLRNLQLDDTSWGQLCAENKRKEFEERGINLTQLAENYVALLNRIVDAKPADMSITMHICRGNFRSSWFSEGGYGPVAETLFGKCRIDGFFLEYDTERAGTFEPLRHIKDQQVVLGLITSKFGDLEDKNTIIERIKEAAQIVSINQLCLSPQCGFASTEEGNILTEAAQWAKLNLIKEIAEEVWGK
- a CDS encoding DASS family sodium-coupled anion symporter, with protein sequence MENTPLVEPNKNRRNTFIFIADIILFCILLNTLPFSLEANKGLALLAFISILWLTEALHVTVTALLIPILSVFLGLVKPKDALASFADPTIFLFFGGFALATALHIQKLDRLIANKIMTLARGKLSVASIYLFSATAFLSMWMSNTATAAMMLPLAMGILSELDPKQNHNTYVFVLLGIAYSASIGGMGTVIGSPPNAIVASQLHLTFADWMKYGLPIMLMLLPLMIAILYVIFKPNFSVKFEQSFEKIELNRSRIITLSIFTVIALGWIFGDKLNPFIANLLGIQGKIASFDAMLALVAAALICITRVANWQQIQENTEWGVLFLFGGGLTLSAVLGQTGASKIMADGVVSLIEGGHFYVIGLIVAAFIIFLTEVTSNTASAALLVPIFISIAQALNMPPLGLALIIGLGASCAFMLPVATPPNAIVFGTGKIRQTEMVKVGFWLNIICVFVIATVGYLFWL